TCTAATTTCATAACCAGTAGGATATAGCTTGAAATAACATGAATTATCCTTAGTAAATTTAGCAAAAAAAATCCAATTATGTTTCATATCAGGTACTAGAAGAACTGTGTTCAACCTAAAACTAGTTTCAGGTGTTTGTATAAGAGAAGTGCCAGTGGAAGTAATGTTTAATGACTTACCATTACCCACTTGTACTATGTCCTTCCCTTTGAAATTAGAAGTATTTTGTAATAGCGTCTCATTTCCAGTCATATGAGCTGTTGCACCTGAGTCAGCTAACCACTGAGGAGTTTCAGAGGTTGAAGGTTCTGAAAAAATATGTTCTTCACTGATAGAGTTgaaagcatgttgttgttgtgttgtatttattgaagatgaagaagcatTTGCAGAAGTAGGAGGATAGTATCTAAAGTGACATCTACTAGCATAATGTCCCTTCTTCCTGCATATCTGACAATCTATCTGAGAAAGATCCCTTCTACCACCATTTGCTTGACCATAAGAACTAGAACTACTGCCTTGTCCAGCATTATAACCAGAACTTTGAGCATTTTTATAACCAGAACCATTACCAGGAGCATTCTTATATCCAGAAGTATTCTTAGACTTTCCTCTTCCATTACTAGAATTACCATTCCTACTATACAGAGCAGTAGGATGTTGAGTATCAAACACAGAACTAGAATCTTGATGTTGTTCTAGAAGCCACTGTTCATGATTGAGAAGTCTTGGTTTTAACTCAGCAAAAGTATATGGAACTTCTCTATTATGAGCAGCTACAACAAAGTTATCATAATCTCTACCAAATCCATTCAATACATACATAGTCAAGTCAGAATTGCTAACCCTTTCTCCAATAGAAGCTAAAGAATCTGCTATGGTCTTGATATTTTTCAAATACACAAGTATTGTCATATTTCCTTTCTTGACATTATGTAACTGATTTCTTAACATATTCTTTCTAGCCATGAACTGACTCTTAAAAGTTACTTCAAGAAATTCCCAAATTTCTCTTGCAGTGGAAAGCCCCAATACATCACCAGACACAAAATCAGTAAACGTGACCTTCATACAACtagttacaaaacaatcaatTCTCCTCCACAAAACCCATTGTGAATTCAATGTTAAAACTCCATCAATTTCAATCTGTTTCACTGGTTGTTCAATCTCACCATTAACATAGCCATATAAATCAGTAGAAACAAGAATTGATTCCATCTGATCTCGCCACAACAAAAAATTATTTGGCCTTAATTTTATAAAAACAAAATTGGAAATATTGGTAAAGGGAAACGTAAATCCAGAAGAATCATTACCCATTTGAGCAGCGGAATTTGCTTGAGAACCCATATTTTTTCTTCTCCTGTAAACGATTGTTGTAGATGACATGAACTCAAAGCACCAAGAAATTGTTGTAAAAGAATCAGATCTTGAATTTAATCTGAAGAAAGATTAACAAAGTTCTTATAAAGGATGTTAAATCTTGAAAAAGTATTGTGAAAGATGTGTGATTCTGTTGTGTGTGAAAAATTATTGCAGAATTGATAAGAATGTCTCAGGATCGAAGGAGTGATACCATAAGAGAACTTtagttttctttattgattaaagAGTTAACCTTCACAGGATTATTACAAAGCCTTTAATACTAATCATACAGTTGACCTCACACACTCTTTACACACAAGCACAAATACGTGGGACACACAAATAACTCACACAAGTATAATATCTAATAAAGATGTTATATAAACCATTGAAATGGACGAAGACTTAATTCATAGAGTGTTGTTGCTGATGATGACGAAGAAAAATCGCATCGgttattagagcaagtcttatggtggaatccatccatcttccatcttccacgccacctcagcacttggaactgtggatggaagcgcaggtgtaatggtggaatagtagaaacgctattcttaatggagctaaaaaacgcaattaagaatggagtttttttttcagccgttagatttcgacaactcattttaaatctacggataaaaaaaacgcaattcttaattgcgtttttttagctccattcttaattgcgtttaacgctattcttattggcgttcagatggattccacgaacccttccacgaaaccgtggaaccttACTTTGATTATCTGTGGAAaatcccaacttggaagccattagacttgacattccatggtttttccatacTTGAAATAATTTGGATTTCACCATAAGACTTGGTCTTACGGCATCATCGCTGCAAATGATCATATAGAGTTGTATAATGGACTTCCATACTAATCGAGACACTCAGTAGTTAGGAATATGAGTCTGATTGCGCTTCTTTACTTTAGGTCGTAGTTTCTTGGTCTTTTGTTAAAAAATAGTCTACAAGCCAGACCAGATATGCAGCACAATCTCAGTATAATTAGTAGGCTGATCATAAGATCATGTCTTTTACGTGAATGTTATGTGGACTTATTGATGAATCATGGGGTCATGAAATACTTCTGTCATTACACACTTCCTTCCCCGTGCTTTCATTGATGAGTGAGATCTATCAAAGCAAGAAATCGTGTTGTGCAGTTTCTGAAAGTTTGGGTGGGTACTTGAGTTTAGTAATTGAAACAAATTGGCACTGGTGGATGCAATTTTTGAGGGATTCCAAGAAGCTGACCTCATCACGTGCTAGTTGAATGTGAGCTGCTTGAGTGAATCTCTTAAACATGTTAGTTGACAACCTGTCTGTTTCTCGCATTTATTTTCTTGTCTTTAGCAACATCGTCTAAGCCTCGGTCATCTAGAGGGCTGTAGTCTGTAGATATGTTTCTCTATGTTCTCATCTTGGATTTGGATTTTGCACAAGTTGTAAACGTTTCTCTTTTATATCtagttctcatgcaagatatggAAGAACAATGACCAACGTCTTAGTAAACCGGTGCCGAACGAATCACTTAATAAGGTTACTTCATTTGCGTTTAGTTGTgctttatgtaattttgatttcCTATTGATGTGTTAGCTCTAGAATTCTCTTTAGATCAGACCTAACTCTGGAATATGTGAACTTCAGATGTAAAACATTGGATGCAGACTGACAAAATGTTTGATTTGCACACAGGGGTGGAAGACATTAAATAACTTGATTTACAGAGACAAGACAGGGAATATGGCTAAAGGTCTGCTATGGGCAACAGCCGAGGACTTAGCAAGGAATAGAGGAAGAGGACTTAGCAAGGAATAGAGGAAGAGTCGTCAGATATTAAGAAGCCTCAATTCCCCCAAACTTCCCATGAACTTAGCAGCAAGATTGGCCAAGAAAGCAGAGACTCGTGCTATCTTCATGCTGGGCGCAGAAGAGGAATCCCTTCACAATATCGAGGACCTAATTGATACTGGAGAATATGCTCTTTGCCTCTTAAGAAAAGGCGAAATCCCTAAATACATCCAATGAGTGCACTGCTGATTCCTGAGCCTCCCTCTCATTGCTGATTTTCGATAGTTTTTACATTGTTCAGAGTTTATATTTGTTCATACACTCTAGGAACTGAATAAGAATCGTCAAATTAAAATTTGGAGTTGAAAGTTTTGCTTTCCATTTCATTATTAGCATAAGAACGAGACCGAAAACAGGCAGAAAAAATAGAAATATGAgattgaacattttttttttcaattttgtatgATCGCAAGCGACTATTTGTGAACTATCTTAATTAGAGAAGCACCAAAGACGATTGAATCATATATGAACCTACATTTTACAAGAAAAGGAAGTATTACATCCTTAACATTTACATTGCAATGATTCATTAAAACATCTCGGAGTCTGAGACGGCTAGACAGGATTCAACATTATCGGTAGAGCAAAACTGACAGTGCAAAATGAGTTCCTCTTTTCAAGCCGTTGATGAAGGGGAGAGTCGTACTgtatccaaaatgtttgcaacgTACGATATCTGTCTCCTTACAATACTTTCTTAATTTCTTGAACCCTTTTTACTCTCATTTCACAAACGAAACCCCATTCTGTAACCCTCCGGAAAAATGAGCGATCGATGTCGTACCAGATCCGAATCATCCCGTGTTGCATTATCTCGGTGGCAAAAGTTTTATGAAGATGTTCAGGATGAGATATTTTGGAAGCTACCAGCGAAATCCGTCTCGGTATCTAGGTGTGTATGCAAGCTTTTTCGTAAGATACTTTCTAAACCTAGTTTTATCAAGATTCATGTTAATAAATCTATTCAGAGCAACAGAAGCAACCCTAAACTCTTGTTTAGTCATCGCTGGGTACTCGATTCGCCTAAAATTTATTCTGTACGTATAGATGATGCTTCAATTTCGGTGGCATCATCATCTTTTTTAAGTGTTGTATATGAAGGAGCAGTTCTGATGAATTACCCATATTGAATCTAACAAAATATATCATCACCAATTCTTGGGTTCATGTAATGGCTTGATTTGCTTCAAGTTTCGTGTTATTGACTGGGGAGCTGATTATCAAAGGAGACGTGAGGAGACTAAATATAGTGTTTTGAATCCATTAACACGACAATTTAAGGAATTTATTATGCAAATAGTGGATAGAATTGGTAATGGCATCACCTATGGGTTTGGTTATGACAGCAAAATTGATGATTACAAACTAGTAGCAATATCGAATAATGGTGATTCCTCCAATATTGAAGTTTATAAAGTGAGATCAAATGCAGAGACTAGTATTCGGGGCACCCCCAAATACTGGTTTTATTGTGGCAAAAGATCTTGTGGTGTGTTTTTAAATGGTTGTCTTCATTGGTTGGGATGTATTGCCCCCCACGCCGTATCTATATTTTGTGTTTTGATATCAGCAATGCGATAATGCTTAGTATCCCATTACCTGAAATTATTAGCCCCTCTATAGCTTCTCCTGGAGAAGTTCATAAAAGTGTGGGAGTGTTGGGAGACCGCATTTGTGTAGCGTTATGGGATTCTGTTAGACTTGATGTGTGGGTGATGCAGGAGTACAGAGTAAAGGAATCTTGGATAAATTTATTTACCACAAGCCGAGTACCGCACTCGAATCAAATGCCTTCTTGGAAGCCACTATTGTGCTTTGACGATGGGAAAATTCTTGTAGATTATGAATTTGAGGACTTGCTTATATTGGATCCAACAATTGAAGCAGCTAGATTAGTGGGGGTCCGTGATATCCCTATGGGCGATAATCGAGAGAGTTATGTGGAGACCATAGCCTCACTTGGCTCTAGTACTTATCTGGAAAGGCGGATTACAGATGAGACCGTGAAGAATCCCAAACAACGACGAATGAGGTAAAAATATCACATGGTATGAAGTTTTTTTAAATTTTCAGCCGTTATATGTTTTGAGTCTGCAACTACAGCATTACTTTAGTTGATTTCTCGTGGACATGTGATTATTAACCCTAACCAAGTATCAGAGCTTAGTGGTTTTGCTTTAGTGCAACTTGATTTGCGAACACTTGCTTGTATCAATTTTAAGGTGGGTTTAGTTATTTATTTGATGCTTATCTTTTTGATGTCATTAACGGTGAAGCTAGTCAGCATTTTATTTATATGTGGCTGTTATGGCCTTTTTGGGTTTTCTATAGCAAGGTTTAGTTCATGTGGTTGTTTAGTTGATATTAGAAGGTCAAGACTGGATTGATAGCTGAATTTGTTGGAGCTGTTTTTCTATCGATATTCTTGACTTTGATGTAGAATCTGTAGGTGTTTGATGCTATCAACCGAGCTTTGTAAGTAGAACTAACTGAGAATTATCTGGATTTAGTGAGAACCCAATGTGAAATTCGAGTGATTTGTGTTGAATCTGAGAAGAGCTAAAACTTTGTTGTAGCTTGGGAAGGTCCCATTGAGTACTATTTTCATGAATAGGCAACTGGGCAAATAAACTTCTGAGTTAGGAGGTTACCATAGCAAATTGTTTAACGATTTGTAGACCTTGTAAAATACTCCTCCAGATCCATATACCCATATTGCATTGGGTTCTGTTAGCAATCTCCAGGCTAGTTTGGATAACTTGACAAGGTTAAAAAGATGGGGATTTTTAAAGCTTAATCCACCAAGTCGTTTAGGAAGGCAAAGAGAATTCCAAGCTGTAAAGTAGTCACCTTTTGAGTTTGCTTTGTTCCACCAGTACTGCCTCTGGATTTGATCCAGAAGTTGTATAGTGGTCTGTAGCATATTGAATTAGTGCCATTAAATTTAGAAAATACTTTCATCACTGGAGTTAAGTACACACTTCCATATGCTTTCATGGATGAATGAAATCTATCTAAAGAAGAAATCGTGTTATGCAATTTTTGAAAAGTTTAGGTATGAAACAGTTTAGTAATTGAAACAAATTGTCACGGGTAAATGCAGTTTTAGGTAGCTGACATTCATCATATGCTAGTTGAATGTGAGTTGAATCTCTTAGCCTTGTTAATCGACCACTTAACTGTTTTCCTTTGCCATGTTTTATTTACTTGTCTTTGACAATGATACATAGTCATCTATATAGGGCTGTAGTTATGTTTCTCTATGTTCTCATTTTTGATTTAGATTTTCCGCAATTTCTCTTTTATTTGATTATTTCTGAATCGCAAAGGCAAGATATGGAAGAACAATGATCCATGTTTTACTTAATTAGTAGTGAATACAccgatgcagaactaatcaacTGAATAAGCTTACTTCGTTTGTGTTTAATTGTGCTTTCTTACAAATTTGATTTCCTTGGAACTTTTGATTTTCATGTGTCAGCTCAAGAATACTCTGTAGATTAAACCAAACTCTGGTATATGTGAACTTTATATATAAAACATACTGGACGCAGACTGACAAATCTCTGGTTTGCATACAGGGGTGGAAGACATCAAACAACTTGATTTACAAAGAGAAGACGGCTATTTCATTCTTGCTAGGGAATATGGCCAAGGGTCTGATATGGGCAACAGCTGAGGGCTTGGGAAGGAATATTAAGAAGCCTCAATTCCCCCAAACTTCCCATGAACTTAGCAGCAAGATTGGCTAAGAAAGCAGAGGCTCGTGCTATCTTCATGCTGGGTGCAGGAGATGAATCTCTTCACAACATTGAGGACCTTATTGGTACCTGAGTGATCCCTAAATACATCCAATGAGTGCACCACTGGTTACTGAACCTCTCATATGCTTTGCTATACATAGTTTGCTAGTTTTTTTATAGATTTTAGACCGTCCTtcagattttatttgtttatgtCCAATTCTGTACAAGACAAACAGGAGGAGAAAAAAATGCAGATTTTAGCTGctgactttgattttttttttttttggatgttaATACTTTCTAACAACTGTGATATGATGAGAATCAACAAAAAATTGGAATTGGAAGTTTCGCTTTTTGTTTCATCATTCGTCTTGCTTTTGGAAGTTGAATTTTATGTAAGACAGAAATTTAACATAAGCATAAACAAATATAGGACATACAAACAGAATAACAAGCTTTATAGTATTAGCTTAGCTAAAGGATTTGGACAGGAAGTAGTACTAAATGGCGGAATGGTACAAGCTAATTATAGTATTAGCTTAGCTAAAGGATTTGGACAGGAAGTAGTACTAAATGGCGGAATGGTCAATAAGCTTGAAATCACAATTTACATGGGAATCGTTAGACGTTAACGCTAGCTAAGAAAACCAACACTCCCAACTTTTTTTTGCTTGAAATGTTTGAGGTCCCAGAAATTTTGTCAAAGACACATAATTTGTTTGATTGAGCTCACATAAATGGTGTCAAAAGACGCcgtaatttttttaattgttcatTGAAACTTCAAGGTTTGCCATCAAAAGAGAGCACCTTCATTTGACACGCAATTATAATGAGAAGGTCCGTTACTCCATTTACATGCCTCGCAAGCTACCTATATCAGTGCGTGTATCCTTTTTAAACAATTTTGTTCGGGCATATCATTTTTATCAGTTTTCTGAATTGGGTATTTATTGGGCGTGAATCGGGGTTTTCCGACTAGGATGTTAACTGCTTTTAATTGTATTCGTCTtgtcacaccaaataaaaaatgcatcaccACGAGGTAAAATCCGCGcacaccaaaccaaaaatatgtcTCCATGGGGAGGCGCGATGCCCCGCACTCACCAAATTGAAAGGGAAAAGATGCCCAATGCATAGCACGGGTATaaatctaattttattatttaatagCTCAAGTGgagattttataagaaaaacttCTTATTTCTGTCGTAAAATTGCTTTTTGGCTTATAAAACCCATAAACTTGGTACCTCTGCACGCATTTCAGTAAAATTATTCCATATATTTATCATGTAAATTTTTATAAACATGCGAATTTGAATATCTGAAACGCATTACACGTGAATTCCGTATTTTGACCAAATTGCTCATAATTGGCTAGATGTTTGACCGGACTTATATTTTACCTAGCTGATTAATACTTATATTTTTATCGTTCCCCAAATTGCTAACCAGACTCCGGATGTGCAAACTCCTAGTCTAACTAGA
The nucleotide sequence above comes from Papaver somniferum cultivar HN1 chromosome 8, ASM357369v1, whole genome shotgun sequence. Encoded proteins:
- the LOC113302900 gene encoding F-box protein CPR1-like, with product MYCPPRRIYILCFDISNAIMLSIPLPEIISPSIASPGEVHKSVGVLGDRICVALWDSVRLDVWVMQEYRVKESWINLFTTSRVPHSNQMPSWKPLLCFDDGKILVDYEFEDLLILDPTIEAARLVGVRDIPMGDNRESYVETIASLGSSTYLERRITDETVKNPKQRRMRGGRHQTT